In one window of Micromonospora cathayae DNA:
- a CDS encoding alpha-amylase gives MLRRRNRSAMLAVGLLAGLLAPVTVATPPATAAPAGTKKVIANLFEWNWPSVASECTNVLGPKGYGYVQVSPPQEHVRGNQWWLAYQPVSYRIESRKGTRAQFQSMVNTCHAAGVKVIVDAVVNHMSGQDAGGTGWAGSSYGHYNYPGIYQSQDFHYCGTSGNEIQSYNDRWQVQNCELVNLADLKTESDYVRTRLATYLNDLLSLGVDGFRMDASKHMPAADIAAIKGKLSRSAYIVQEVIYGAGEPIGPGEYTGNGDVHEFRYGKDLARVFRSERLAYLKNFGEGWGHLPSGVSSVFVDNHDTQRDVGGVLTYKDRGIYALANAFMLAWPYGSPSVMSSFTFSNRDAGPPSDGNNKTLDTTCYSGWECEHRWPVIANMVGFRNATEGAGVTNWYDNGNNHIAFSRTGKGFVTINDEDSAVNGRSYYTGLPAGRYCDVIHGTYSNGSCSGPVITVDSGGWFAANVPAHDAIAIHVGARLS, from the coding sequence ATGCTTCGACGTCGAAACCGTTCGGCGATGCTGGCCGTGGGCCTGCTCGCCGGTCTGCTCGCACCGGTGACCGTGGCGACACCCCCCGCCACCGCCGCCCCCGCCGGCACCAAGAAGGTCATCGCCAACCTCTTCGAGTGGAACTGGCCCTCCGTCGCCAGCGAGTGCACCAACGTGCTGGGCCCGAAGGGCTACGGCTACGTCCAGGTCTCCCCGCCCCAGGAGCACGTCCGGGGCAACCAGTGGTGGCTGGCCTACCAGCCGGTCAGCTACCGGATCGAGTCACGCAAGGGCACCCGCGCGCAGTTCCAGTCCATGGTGAACACCTGCCACGCCGCCGGGGTCAAGGTGATCGTGGACGCGGTGGTCAACCACATGTCCGGCCAGGACGCCGGAGGCACCGGCTGGGCCGGTTCGTCGTACGGGCACTACAACTACCCGGGCATCTACCAGTCGCAGGACTTCCACTACTGCGGCACCTCCGGCAACGAGATCCAGAGCTACAACGACCGGTGGCAGGTGCAGAACTGCGAACTGGTCAACCTCGCCGACCTGAAGACCGAGTCGGACTACGTCCGGACCCGGCTCGCCACGTACCTGAACGACCTGCTCTCCCTCGGCGTGGACGGCTTCCGGATGGACGCCAGCAAGCACATGCCGGCCGCCGACATCGCCGCCATCAAGGGCAAGCTCTCCCGCTCGGCGTACATCGTGCAGGAGGTCATCTACGGCGCGGGTGAGCCGATCGGGCCGGGCGAGTACACCGGCAACGGCGACGTGCACGAGTTCCGGTACGGCAAGGACCTGGCCCGGGTGTTCCGCTCGGAGCGGCTGGCGTACCTGAAGAACTTCGGCGAGGGCTGGGGGCACCTGCCCAGCGGCGTGTCGTCGGTCTTCGTGGACAACCACGACACCCAGCGGGACGTCGGCGGGGTGCTCACCTACAAGGACCGGGGCATCTACGCGCTCGCCAACGCCTTCATGCTGGCCTGGCCGTACGGGTCGCCGTCGGTGATGTCCAGCTTCACCTTCAGCAACCGGGACGCCGGCCCGCCGTCGGACGGCAACAACAAGACCCTCGACACCACCTGCTACTCCGGCTGGGAGTGCGAGCACCGCTGGCCGGTGATCGCCAACATGGTGGGCTTCCGCAACGCCACCGAGGGCGCGGGCGTCACCAACTGGTACGACAACGGCAACAACCACATCGCCTTCAGCCGTACCGGCAAGGGGTTCGTCACGATCAACGACGAGGACTCCGCGGTCAACGGCCGCTCGTACTACACCGGCCTGCCGGCGGGCCGGTACTGCGACGTCATCCACGGCACGTACAGCAACGGCTCGTGCAGCGGGCCGGTGATCACGGTCGACTCCGGCGGCTGGTTCGCGGCAAACGTGCCGGCGCACGACGCGATCGCCATCCACGTCGGTGCGCGCCTGTCGTAG
- a CDS encoding site-2 protease family protein — translation MKASFRLGRIAGVPVGVNWSVLVIFALIAWALAARQFPRAYPGEPTWAYVVSGLAAAVVFFGGLLAHEVAHAVVAKRNGLGVEGITLWLFGGVSELRGDAPNPGAELRIAGIGPLVSLIVAVFFGGVAAVLALAGVRGLPVGALSWLAGINLLLAVFNVLPAAPLDGGRLLRAAVWKATGDRTRASVVAARAGWVLGVILIGLGLWQFLLGAGIGGLWLVLIGWFLIGAASMEERQARVGSALRGVRVADVMTAQPQTASAELTVGDFVDNYLFAYRHSALPLTEDGRPIGLVTLDRVRHVPADRRAGTTLAEVACRADELVLARPEEQLTDLLPRLSACADGRALVVTDGRLVGIVSPSDISRAVQRSAMRDQLTAGR, via the coding sequence ATGAAGGCGAGTTTCCGGCTCGGCCGGATCGCCGGCGTACCCGTCGGCGTCAACTGGAGTGTCCTGGTCATCTTCGCGCTGATCGCCTGGGCGCTCGCCGCCCGCCAGTTCCCGCGCGCCTACCCCGGCGAGCCCACCTGGGCGTACGTGGTCTCCGGGCTGGCCGCCGCGGTGGTGTTCTTCGGCGGTCTGCTCGCCCACGAGGTCGCCCACGCGGTGGTGGCGAAACGCAACGGGCTGGGCGTCGAGGGGATCACCCTGTGGCTGTTCGGTGGGGTGTCCGAGCTGCGCGGCGACGCCCCGAACCCGGGCGCCGAACTGCGCATCGCCGGGATCGGCCCGCTGGTCAGCCTGATCGTCGCGGTGTTCTTCGGTGGCGTCGCGGCGGTGCTCGCCCTGGCCGGCGTACGCGGGCTGCCGGTGGGCGCGCTGTCCTGGCTGGCCGGGATCAACCTGCTGCTCGCCGTGTTCAACGTGCTGCCGGCCGCCCCGCTCGACGGCGGTCGGCTGCTACGCGCGGCGGTGTGGAAGGCCACCGGCGACCGGACCCGCGCCTCGGTGGTGGCGGCCCGCGCCGGCTGGGTGCTCGGGGTGATCCTGATCGGGCTGGGCCTGTGGCAGTTCCTCCTCGGGGCCGGCATCGGCGGACTCTGGCTGGTGCTGATCGGCTGGTTCCTGATCGGGGCGGCCAGCATGGAGGAACGGCAGGCCCGGGTGGGTTCCGCGCTGCGCGGGGTACGCGTCGCGGACGTGATGACGGCCCAGCCGCAGACCGCCTCGGCGGAGCTGACCGTCGGCGACTTCGTCGACAACTACCTCTTCGCGTACCGGCACTCCGCGCTGCCGCTGACCGAGGACGGTCGGCCGATCGGCCTGGTCACCCTGGACCGGGTCCGGCACGTGCCGGCCGACCGGCGGGCCGGCACCACCCTCGCCGAGGTGGCCTGCCGGGCCGACGAGCTGGTGCTGGCCCGGCCGGAGGAGCAGCTGACCGATCTGCTCCCCCGGCTCAGCGCGTGCGCGGACGGCCGGGCGCTGGTGGTGACCGACGGACGCCTGGTCGGGATCGTCTCGCCCAGCGACATCAGCCGGGCCGTGCAGCGCAGCGCCATGCGCGACCAGCTCACCGCCGGGCGCTGA
- a CDS encoding FAD-binding protein produces the protein MAAEPGVPDRNWAGNVTWSAARRHRPGSVDELRALVAGSDRVRAVGTRHSFNRIADTTGDLVAVDGLPATVDVDPVRRTATVAAGLRYGEVATRLHEQGWALPNLASLPHISVAGAVATATHGSGVGNGNLATSVVALELVTADGDLVTVDRTDPRFPGLVVGLGAYGVVTRVTLALVPTFEVRQYVHLDLPREAVDEALHSAYSVSLFTDWRGPRINQVWRKQRADEAPPPPGWLGTTAADTAQHPVPGQPGDVCTAQLGVPGPWHERLPHFRLGFTPSSGAELQSEYHVPRPAGGAALAALDALAGRIAPVLQICELRTVAADRLWLSPQYERDTLSIHFTWIADAAAVAPVVAAVEDRLAPFDPRPHWGKVFGVPPETVAARYPRYADAVALATATDPAGKFRNELLDRYLPR, from the coding sequence ATGGCAGCCGAGCCGGGCGTACCGGACCGGAACTGGGCGGGGAACGTCACCTGGTCGGCGGCCCGCCGGCACCGGCCGGGCTCGGTCGACGAGCTGCGTGCCCTGGTCGCCGGCAGCGACCGGGTCCGGGCGGTCGGCACCCGGCACTCCTTCAACCGGATCGCCGACACCACCGGTGACCTGGTCGCGGTGGACGGCCTACCGGCCACCGTCGACGTCGACCCGGTCCGGCGCACCGCCACCGTGGCGGCCGGGCTGCGCTACGGCGAGGTGGCGACCCGGCTGCACGAGCAGGGGTGGGCGCTGCCGAACCTGGCCTCGCTGCCGCACATCTCGGTGGCCGGGGCGGTCGCCACCGCCACCCACGGCTCCGGCGTCGGCAACGGCAACCTGGCCACCTCGGTCGTCGCCCTGGAACTGGTCACCGCCGACGGTGACCTGGTGACCGTCGACCGCACCGATCCGCGCTTCCCCGGCCTGGTCGTCGGGCTCGGCGCGTACGGGGTGGTCACCCGGGTCACCCTGGCCCTGGTGCCGACCTTCGAGGTCCGCCAGTACGTGCACCTGGACCTGCCCCGGGAGGCGGTGGACGAGGCGCTCCACTCGGCGTACAGCGTCAGCCTGTTCACCGACTGGCGGGGGCCGCGGATCAACCAGGTGTGGCGCAAACAGCGGGCCGACGAGGCCCCGCCGCCACCCGGTTGGCTCGGCACCACCGCCGCCGACACCGCCCAGCATCCGGTGCCCGGCCAGCCCGGTGACGTCTGCACCGCCCAGCTCGGGGTGCCCGGCCCGTGGCACGAACGGCTGCCGCACTTCCGGCTCGGCTTCACCCCGAGCAGCGGGGCCGAGTTGCAGTCCGAGTACCACGTGCCACGCCCGGCCGGGGGTGCGGCGCTGGCCGCGCTGGACGCGCTGGCCGGCCGGATCGCCCCGGTGCTCCAGATCTGCGAACTGCGGACCGTCGCCGCCGACCGGCTCTGGCTGAGTCCGCAGTACGAGCGGGACACCCTGTCGATCCACTTCACCTGGATCGCCGACGCGGCGGCGGTCGCCCCGGTGGTGGCCGCCGTGGAGGACCGGCTGGCCCCGTTCGATCCGCGCCCGCACTGGGGAAAGGTCTTCGGCGTGCCACCGGAGACGGTGGCGGCCCGCTACCCCCGGTACGCCGACGCGGTCGCGCTGGCCACCGCGACCGACCCGGCCGGGAAGTTCCGCAACGAGCTGCTGGACCGCTACCTGCCCCGCTGA
- a CDS encoding AfsR/SARP family transcriptional regulator, with the protein MFFGILGPVEARTADGTALPLGGRQLRALLALLLLDAGRMVGTDRLIDGLHGGRPPAGAANALQSQVSRLRRALRPVGVPVLADPAGYRLAVDPETVDVHRAARLRRDGGRASAAGRPDRAVDLLGAALALWRGDPLADVTDVPFAAAQVTRLVELRLSVVEEHAAAALAAGDPDAPIAGLRAVTAAHPLRERPHGLLMRALYATGRSAEALAVYADLRRALADELGAEPSAELAALHLAVLRGDPVAGTVPGRPYPPTARPVAPAPPSDPPPDAPAALPSGPASALPSDPASAPPSGPPLAPLSGSGVAGRLPAQVSSFVGRDAELARVAGLLDAGRLVTVTGPGGVGKTRLAVEVAGRRPDEVCFADLAPLPPGAGVAPALLDALGLRETTLTVFTGGFTAPDQATTGGPSTALDGTPGGRSGPFTAPDRTVQRLVGALAARPVLLVLDNCEHVVADAAPIVRRLLADCPGLRVLATGREPLGITGELLCPLPPLPVPAAQEPPETAVTAPAVRLFADRATAVRPDFTLDAGTVEPVRRICAALDGLPLAIELAAVRVRALPLDEIAARLDDRFRLLSRGDRTAAPRHRTLYAVVRWSWDLLDEAERRLLRRLTVFVGGATGAAADQVCAVPDVPDPGPDRPADTADLLAALVDRSLLEHTAGRYRMLETVRDFGAERLAEAGEEQRFRRAHAEYVLRLATTADPYLRRAEQVDLLHRLRAEHRNLHAALRWAVDADPRLALRLVGALTGYWYLRGLRGEVAPLAADLLRAVGPAPPDGLVEEYVLCAVHAVSGGQVDDHADHLARTTALVDSLDGPPRQPFLPVLWAQVAGPPRDGLGQRLTLIGPDPWSRALSHLGVGLLAMFRGDLGAAEVPLRQASAGFRSVGDRWGTSQALDGLATVAACRGRDRESLDLRDEALDLVRQLGADEEVVELRCRRAERLLRLGDADAARAEFDRAAELARRGGLSTALARVAWGLGEVARRTGDLAGARRHQTEALARTPAGWADLGTRITVLTGLGRTAQAEGDPVAARGYHRQAVEIALDQRNWLDLAEATEGLAGVMLYDGAAERAAWLLGLTARLRGGPVTADREVTAVVDGARAVLGAAGYAAAYAAGGRLGHEEARVRLRDLLEH; encoded by the coding sequence GTGTTCTTCGGCATCCTGGGCCCGGTCGAGGCGCGTACCGCCGACGGGACGGCGCTGCCGCTGGGCGGACGCCAGTTGCGGGCCCTGCTCGCGTTGCTGCTGCTGGACGCGGGCCGGATGGTCGGCACCGACCGGCTGATCGACGGGCTGCACGGCGGGCGGCCCCCGGCCGGCGCGGCGAACGCGTTGCAGTCCCAGGTGTCCCGGCTGCGCCGGGCCCTGCGGCCGGTCGGCGTGCCGGTGCTGGCCGACCCGGCCGGGTACCGGCTGGCCGTCGACCCGGAGACGGTCGACGTGCACCGGGCCGCCCGGCTGCGTCGCGACGGCGGGCGGGCGTCGGCCGCCGGCCGACCGGACCGGGCGGTGGACCTCCTCGGCGCGGCCCTGGCCCTCTGGCGGGGCGACCCCCTCGCCGACGTGACCGACGTACCGTTCGCGGCGGCGCAGGTGACCCGGCTGGTCGAGCTGCGGCTGTCGGTGGTCGAGGAGCATGCCGCGGCGGCCCTGGCCGCCGGTGATCCGGACGCGCCGATCGCCGGGCTGCGTGCGGTGACCGCCGCGCACCCGCTGCGGGAACGCCCGCACGGACTGCTGATGCGGGCCCTGTACGCCACCGGCCGGTCCGCCGAGGCGCTGGCGGTCTACGCCGACCTGCGCCGCGCCCTGGCCGACGAGCTCGGGGCCGAGCCCTCGGCCGAGCTGGCTGCCCTGCATCTCGCGGTGCTGCGCGGCGATCCGGTGGCCGGCACCGTTCCCGGTCGGCCCTACCCGCCCACCGCCCGGCCGGTCGCCCCAGCACCGCCGTCCGACCCGCCGCCCGATGCACCCGCTGCGCTGCCCTCCGGGCCGGCGTCTGCGCTGCCGTCCGACCCGGCGTCTGCGCCGCCGTCCGGGCCGCCGTTAGCGCCGCTGTCCGGTTCCGGGGTGGCCGGTCGGCTGCCGGCGCAGGTGAGCAGCTTCGTCGGGCGGGACGCGGAACTGGCCCGGGTGGCGGGCCTGCTCGACGCCGGACGACTGGTCACGGTCACCGGGCCGGGTGGGGTGGGCAAGACCCGCCTCGCGGTCGAGGTGGCCGGCCGGCGGCCCGACGAGGTGTGCTTCGCCGACCTCGCTCCGCTGCCACCCGGGGCCGGGGTGGCTCCGGCCCTGCTCGACGCGCTCGGCCTGCGGGAGACCACCCTCACCGTGTTCACCGGCGGCTTCACCGCCCCGGACCAGGCGACGACCGGCGGACCGTCCACTGCCCTCGACGGTACGCCGGGCGGCCGGTCCGGACCGTTCACCGCACCGGACCGTACGGTGCAGCGGCTGGTCGGCGCGCTGGCGGCCCGACCGGTCCTGCTGGTGCTGGACAACTGCGAGCACGTGGTCGCCGACGCCGCCCCGATCGTCCGCCGGCTGCTGGCGGACTGTCCCGGGCTCCGCGTCCTGGCGACCGGTCGGGAACCGCTCGGCATCACCGGGGAACTGCTCTGCCCGCTGCCCCCGCTGCCGGTTCCGGCCGCCCAGGAACCGCCGGAGACCGCCGTCACCGCCCCGGCGGTCCGGCTCTTCGCCGACCGGGCCACCGCGGTACGTCCGGACTTCACGCTCGACGCCGGCACCGTCGAGCCGGTACGGCGGATCTGTGCCGCCCTGGACGGCCTGCCCCTGGCCATCGAGCTGGCGGCGGTCCGGGTCCGGGCGCTGCCACTGGACGAGATCGCCGCCCGGCTCGACGACCGTTTCCGGCTGCTGTCGCGGGGCGACCGGACCGCCGCGCCCCGCCACCGCACCCTGTACGCGGTGGTGCGGTGGAGCTGGGATCTGCTCGACGAGGCCGAACGGCGGCTGCTGCGCCGGCTGACCGTGTTCGTCGGCGGGGCCACCGGTGCCGCCGCCGACCAGGTCTGCGCGGTTCCCGACGTCCCGGACCCCGGGCCGGACCGTCCGGCCGACACCGCCGACCTGCTGGCCGCGCTGGTCGACCGGTCCCTGCTGGAACACACCGCCGGCCGGTACCGGATGTTGGAGACGGTGCGTGACTTCGGCGCGGAACGGCTCGCCGAGGCCGGTGAGGAGCAGCGGTTCCGGCGGGCGCACGCCGAGTACGTCCTGCGGCTCGCCACCACGGCCGACCCGTACCTGCGGCGGGCCGAACAGGTCGACTTGCTGCACCGCCTCCGGGCCGAGCACCGCAACCTGCACGCCGCGCTGCGGTGGGCGGTGGACGCCGACCCACGGCTGGCGTTGCGGCTGGTCGGTGCGCTCACCGGCTACTGGTACCTGCGCGGCCTGCGGGGTGAGGTGGCCCCACTCGCCGCCGACCTGCTCCGGGCGGTCGGCCCCGCGCCACCGGACGGACTGGTCGAGGAGTACGTGCTCTGCGCGGTGCACGCGGTGTCCGGCGGGCAGGTCGACGACCATGCCGACCACCTGGCCCGGACGACCGCGCTGGTGGACTCGCTGGACGGGCCGCCCCGACAGCCGTTCCTGCCCGTCCTGTGGGCACAGGTCGCCGGTCCACCCCGGGACGGACTGGGACAGCGGCTGACGCTGATCGGCCCGGACCCGTGGTCGCGGGCGCTGAGCCACCTCGGCGTCGGACTGCTGGCGATGTTCCGGGGTGACCTCGGCGCGGCCGAGGTGCCGCTGCGGCAGGCGTCGGCCGGCTTCCGGTCGGTGGGGGACCGGTGGGGCACCTCGCAGGCGCTGGACGGGTTGGCCACCGTGGCCGCCTGCCGGGGCCGGGACCGGGAGAGCCTCGACCTGCGGGACGAGGCCCTCGACCTGGTGCGGCAACTCGGCGCGGACGAGGAGGTGGTGGAGCTGCGCTGCCGGCGGGCCGAACGGCTGCTGCGGCTCGGTGACGCCGACGCGGCCCGCGCCGAGTTCGACCGGGCGGCCGAGCTGGCCCGCCGGGGCGGACTGTCGACCGCGCTGGCCCGGGTCGCCTGGGGCCTCGGCGAAGTGGCCCGGCGTACCGGTGACCTGGCCGGGGCACGGCGGCACCAGACCGAGGCGTTGGCCCGGACACCGGCCGGCTGGGCCGATCTCGGCACCCGGATCACGGTGCTCACCGGTCTGGGACGGACCGCGCAGGCCGAGGGGGATCCGGTCGCCGCCCGGGGGTACCACCGGCAGGCCGTCGAGATCGCCCTGGACCAGCGCAACTGGTTGGACCTCGCGGAGGCGACCGAGGGCCTGGCCGGGGTGATGCTGTACGACGGCGCGGCGGAGCGGGCGGCCTGGTTGCTGGGGCTCACCGCCCGGCTGCGCGGTGGCCCGGTGACCGCCGACCGGGAGGTGACGGCGGTGGTCGACGGCGCGCGGGCGGTCCTCGGCGCGGCCGGCTACGCCGCCGCGTACGCCGCAGGTGGACGGCTCGGCCACGAGGAGGCGCGGGTCCGGCTACGCGACCTGCTCGAGCACTGA
- a CDS encoding DUF2306 domain-containing protein, with protein MTDVRTPDRPPTVPGPPTPDRRAGAEPPRRWWRRPWVVPLAALVVLFVGFSVPPYLTLDPARSRIEPPDGAVLYHPLLVAHVLFASVAILTCWLQVWPWFRRRYPAVHRRAGRLYVFAGVLPAGLAGLYLGAVTPFGPVARASNLVMATLWLACTVTGWRRARQRRYAEHRRWMVRSFVLTLSIITNRIWGVALFLLLSPQLETTFHGDEKLLTWTIAGAGTWLGWTLPLLAAQWWLDRTPRRPVSARR; from the coding sequence GTGACCGACGTCCGTACGCCCGACCGCCCACCGACCGTGCCCGGCCCGCCGACACCGGACCGCCGGGCCGGTGCGGAGCCGCCCCGACGCTGGTGGCGTCGGCCGTGGGTGGTGCCGCTGGCGGCGCTGGTGGTGCTGTTCGTGGGGTTCTCCGTGCCGCCCTACCTGACCCTCGACCCGGCCCGGTCCCGGATCGAGCCCCCGGACGGGGCGGTGCTCTACCATCCGCTGCTGGTCGCGCACGTGTTGTTCGCCTCGGTGGCGATCCTGACCTGCTGGTTGCAGGTGTGGCCGTGGTTCCGGCGGCGCTACCCGGCCGTCCACCGCCGGGCCGGCCGGCTGTACGTGTTCGCCGGTGTGCTCCCGGCCGGGCTGGCCGGGTTGTACCTCGGCGCGGTCACCCCGTTCGGGCCGGTGGCGCGGGCCAGCAATCTGGTGATGGCGACGCTCTGGCTGGCCTGCACGGTGACCGGCTGGCGGCGGGCCCGGCAGCGCCGGTACGCCGAACACCGGCGGTGGATGGTCCGCAGCTTCGTTCTGACCCTGTCGATCATCACCAACCGGATCTGGGGCGTGGCGTTGTTCCTGCTGCTCTCTCCGCAGCTGGAGACCACGTTCCACGGCGACGAGAAGCTGCTGACCTGGACGATCGCCGGGGCCGGCACCTGGCTGGGCTGGACGCTGCCGTTGCTGGCCGCCCAGTGGTGGCTGGACCGGACGCCCCGCCGGCCGGTCAGCGCCCGGCGGTGA
- a CDS encoding alpha/beta hydrolase, whose product MDTGSGKGQVDTVVLIHGLWLTPRSFQPWVDRYVRQGFRVLAPAWPGLEGEVEQLRTDPTPIARLTMSRIVAHYERIVRDLARPPIIMGHGHGGTVTQILLDHGYGAAGVGIGSAPVKGLIRMPWSMLRATGPVLRNPANRHRAVPIDPDRFHRLLANTTDRATSERLRRQYAVPAAGHVVFETALAGYQPRSVVRVDNGRSDRAPLLLLAGGADRVVPPVVVKANAGLYQRSRAVTAYHGFPDRPYLMIGAPGWEEVADHALRWAVEKATTVSPAVVGDAPRW is encoded by the coding sequence ATGGACACCGGGTCCGGAAAGGGGCAGGTCGACACGGTCGTACTGATCCACGGCCTGTGGCTCACCCCGCGCAGTTTCCAGCCGTGGGTCGACCGGTACGTCCGCCAGGGCTTCCGGGTCCTCGCCCCGGCCTGGCCCGGTCTGGAGGGCGAGGTGGAGCAGCTCCGGACGGACCCCACCCCGATCGCCCGACTGACCATGAGCCGGATCGTGGCGCACTACGAACGCATCGTCCGGGACCTGGCCCGACCACCGATCATCATGGGGCACGGCCACGGCGGCACCGTCACGCAGATCCTGCTCGACCACGGGTACGGCGCGGCCGGGGTGGGCATCGGTTCCGCGCCGGTGAAGGGCCTGATCCGGATGCCGTGGAGCATGCTGCGGGCCACCGGACCGGTGCTGCGCAACCCCGCCAACCGGCACCGGGCCGTCCCCATCGACCCCGACCGGTTCCACCGGCTGCTCGCCAACACCACCGACCGGGCCACCTCGGAGCGGCTGCGTCGCCAGTACGCCGTACCGGCCGCCGGGCACGTCGTGTTCGAGACCGCGTTGGCCGGGTACCAGCCCCGGTCGGTGGTCCGGGTCGACAACGGCCGCTCCGACCGGGCCCCGTTGCTGCTGCTCGCCGGGGGTGCCGACCGGGTGGTACCGCCGGTGGTGGTGAAGGCCAACGCCGGCCTGTACCAGCGGTCCCGCGCGGTGACCGCCTACCACGGGTTCCCCGACCGGCCGTACCTGATGATCGGCGCGCCGGGCTGGGAGGAGGTGGCCGACCACGCGCTGCGTTGGGCGGTCGAGAAGGCCACCACCGTCTCCCCCGCCGTGGTCGGCGACGCCCCGCGCTGGTGA
- a CDS encoding L,D-transpeptidase, with product MWYDRRTRHPRCSPIVAVALFVATALAAGLALIPRAVPLADATASAPTPAWGPAPASAPPAASGPGPGRASGPASPPAVPAPAGTPPPATAVPSVPGSPVPSQGPPSPAAPAPVVRPAPDDLPVITYRPAPGGFPADPDPLDTTPLTEGLRPLRRIAAHTAPGGRPLAFLAPTISGYDLVMPITQRHAGWAAVLLPSANRRIAWVPPGGWRTVPLTHQLVVERRTHRLTWLRHGRPVRSWPVTLGKPGQSTPLGRTFVLARSAPAESTFGGVDVLALGSVPEEPANLPARLRGAHIGIHAWYHDRDLGRNTSNGCVRLTRDAQRHLVTTVPHGTPVVVVDRLPVSR from the coding sequence GTGTGGTATGACCGCCGGACCCGGCACCCCCGCTGCTCCCCGATCGTCGCCGTCGCGCTGTTCGTCGCGACGGCACTCGCCGCCGGCCTGGCGCTGATCCCCCGGGCGGTGCCGCTGGCCGACGCGACGGCGTCCGCTCCGACTCCGGCATGGGGTCCGGCTCCGGCGTCCGCTCCGCCTGCGGCGTCGGGGCCGGGTCCGGGTCGGGCGTCGGGTCCGGCATCACCGCCCGCCGTCCCCGCGCCGGCCGGTACGCCCCCGCCGGCCACCGCGGTCCCGTCCGTCCCTGGCTCGCCGGTCCCGTCCCAGGGTCCGCCGTCGCCGGCCGCGCCGGCCCCGGTGGTCCGGCCGGCACCGGACGACCTGCCGGTGATCACCTACCGACCCGCGCCCGGGGGCTTCCCCGCCGACCCGGACCCGCTGGACACCACCCCGCTGACCGAGGGACTCCGGCCACTGCGCCGGATCGCCGCCCACACCGCCCCGGGCGGCCGGCCGCTGGCCTTCCTCGCCCCCACCATCAGCGGGTACGACCTGGTCATGCCGATCACGCAGCGGCACGCCGGCTGGGCGGCCGTGCTGCTGCCGTCGGCGAACCGGCGGATCGCCTGGGTGCCGCCGGGCGGTTGGCGGACGGTCCCGCTCACCCACCAGCTCGTCGTGGAACGCCGGACCCACCGGCTGACCTGGCTGCGACACGGTCGACCGGTACGCTCCTGGCCGGTCACCCTCGGCAAACCGGGGCAGAGCACCCCGCTCGGGCGTACCTTCGTGCTGGCCCGGTCCGCCCCGGCCGAGTCCACCTTCGGCGGCGTGGACGTCCTCGCCCTCGGGTCCGTACCGGAGGAACCGGCCAACCTGCCGGCCCGGCTGCGCGGCGCGCACATCGGCATCCACGCCTGGTACCACGACCGGGACCTGGGCCGGAACACCAGCAACGGCTGTGTCCGGCTGACCCGCGACGCCCAGCGGCACCTGGTGACGACGGTCCCGCACGGCACCCCCGTGGTGGTGGTCGACCGGCTGCCGGTGTCCCGCTGA
- a CDS encoding proteasome protein: MTVVLAIVCNDGVVIGSDSQITESDRGLSFPAQKLHPLGPCAAWGGSGARGVLNDLRPILEDSATAILESPDIGDELQERVLPILKKHYGNYIPDVPGEGSGGGVSAYLLAAGYSQGGPWIVEINPNGLIGRYEDVGFHAIGSGAPMAQQAGALLSHFRMTERPVEYGVVGVLRVLEALSQTSPSVGGPFSVAAIREEGAHHLDEKEIAKALKDVQRWRDLEQESLDRLFD, encoded by the coding sequence ATGACCGTCGTGCTCGCCATCGTCTGCAACGACGGGGTGGTGATCGGCTCGGACTCCCAGATCACGGAGAGCGACCGGGGCCTCAGCTTCCCGGCCCAGAAGCTGCACCCGCTGGGCCCGTGCGCCGCCTGGGGCGGCAGCGGCGCGCGGGGCGTGCTCAACGACCTGCGTCCCATCCTCGAGGACTCGGCCACCGCCATCCTCGAGTCACCCGACATCGGCGACGAACTCCAGGAACGCGTCCTGCCGATCCTGAAGAAGCACTACGGGAACTACATCCCGGACGTGCCCGGCGAGGGCAGCGGCGGCGGTGTGTCGGCGTACCTGCTGGCGGCGGGCTACAGCCAGGGCGGGCCGTGGATCGTGGAGATCAACCCCAACGGCCTCATCGGCCGCTACGAGGACGTCGGCTTCCACGCCATCGGCTCCGGCGCGCCCATGGCCCAGCAGGCCGGCGCGCTGCTGTCCCACTTCCGGATGACCGAGCGGCCCGTCGAGTACGGCGTGGTGGGTGTCCTGCGGGTGCTGGAGGCGCTGTCGCAGACCTCGCCGTCGGTCGGCGGGCCGTTCAGCGTCGCGGCCATCCGCGAGGAGGGCGCCCACCACCTCGACGAGAAGGAGATCGCGAAGGCGTTGAAGGACGTCCAGCGCTGGCGGGACCTCGAGCAGGAGTCCCTGGACCGGCTGTTCGACTGA